In Propionicimonas paludicola, a single window of DNA contains:
- a CDS encoding response regulator transcription factor has translation MTREDRAITLVDLMAQTLAVIDQGEQPEVLICRALAKASNADVAVLIGLDPSRRPRVHAAVPDARSAAALADVAARSGGRNPNSLLRGGQHPILGEVVLIGPEFDENTIQRRARVLAVSRRNGFAPDAQALLAEAVAPVTFMMPRVAAACVSSQAARDAAEAAAALNLTPREVEVLQLLSEGLLARTIASRLGLSPRTVHKHLSNVYTKLGVHDRLVAVGIARENGLISQV, from the coding sequence GTGACCAGGGAAGATCGGGCAATAACCCTCGTCGACCTGATGGCGCAGACGCTGGCGGTCATCGACCAGGGCGAGCAGCCTGAGGTTCTGATCTGTCGCGCACTGGCCAAAGCGAGCAATGCCGACGTGGCCGTGCTGATCGGTCTGGACCCGTCCCGGCGTCCACGCGTCCATGCCGCCGTGCCCGATGCGCGCAGTGCGGCCGCCCTTGCCGATGTCGCCGCCCGCAGTGGCGGGCGCAACCCGAACAGCCTGCTGCGCGGGGGCCAGCATCCGATTCTCGGCGAAGTCGTCCTGATCGGTCCCGAGTTCGACGAGAACACCATCCAACGCCGGGCCCGCGTGCTGGCGGTCAGCCGCCGCAACGGCTTCGCCCCGGACGCCCAGGCACTACTGGCCGAAGCGGTGGCTCCGGTCACCTTCATGATGCCGCGGGTCGCAGCGGCTTGTGTGTCCTCTCAGGCCGCCCGCGATGCCGCCGAGGCTGCCGCGGCGCTGAACCTGACTCCGCGTGAGGTCGAGGTGCTGCAGCTGCTCTCCGAAGGCCTGCTGGCCCGGACGATCGCGTCCCGGCTCGGCCTCTCCCCGCGCACCGTGCACAAGCACTTGAGCAACGTCTACACCAAGCTGGGGGTCCACGACCGGCTGGTGGCCGTCGGCATCGCCCGCGAGAACGGCCTGATCAGCCAGGTCTGA
- a CDS encoding DinB family protein translates to MTILPGDDRPEPPLAGDEASTLIGFLDYQRATLAWKCSGLDAVQLARTAAASSITLGGLLNHLALVEDTWFGYRLAGVAPSEPWASVDWDADPDWEWHAAARTEPEVLFERWRATVARSSAQVDEVLAADGLDRLAKRPRSNGEVPSLRWILLHMIEEYARHNGHADLIRESIDGQTGE, encoded by the coding sequence ATGACCATCCTGCCTGGGGACGACCGTCCGGAGCCGCCGCTGGCCGGCGACGAGGCGTCCACTCTGATCGGGTTCCTGGACTATCAGCGGGCCACTTTGGCCTGGAAGTGCTCGGGCCTGGATGCCGTCCAGTTGGCTCGGACGGCCGCGGCGTCGTCCATCACTTTGGGTGGGCTGCTGAACCATCTGGCCCTGGTCGAGGACACCTGGTTCGGCTACCGGCTGGCCGGGGTGGCACCGAGCGAGCCGTGGGCGAGCGTGGACTGGGACGCCGATCCCGACTGGGAGTGGCATGCGGCAGCGCGGACCGAGCCGGAGGTGCTCTTCGAGCGCTGGCGCGCGACCGTGGCCCGGTCGTCGGCTCAGGTGGACGAGGTGCTGGCCGCTGACGGCCTGGACCGGCTGGCCAAGCGTCCGCGCAGCAACGGGGAGGTGCCCAGCCTGCGCTGGATCCTGCTGCACATGATCGAGGAGTACGCCCGACACAACGGGCATGCCGACCTGATCCGGGAGAGCATCGACGGTCAAACCGGGGAGTGA
- a CDS encoding DUF1707 SHOCT-like domain-containing protein has translation MSNPLEPTDVGPAVGGDLGVAESDRQHVITLLNAAHSEGHLSAYDRDRRIESALAAQTFDDLVPLTRDLVVAKPAPLVNYQPAGSEQPAEQIVAIFSGTKRSGQWEVRPNTSVLTMFGGVELDLTQAIFTSQTIVVNVFCLFGGVELTVPAGSNVDNQVIAVFGGADVHKVAPPMTGAPKIIVKGFVGFGGVEVKNPKVKRRG, from the coding sequence ATGAGCAATCCTTTGGAACCGACCGATGTCGGCCCTGCGGTCGGTGGCGATCTGGGCGTGGCGGAGAGCGATCGCCAGCACGTCATCACGCTGCTGAACGCGGCCCACTCCGAAGGCCACCTGAGTGCCTACGACCGCGATCGCCGGATCGAGTCCGCCCTCGCCGCACAGACCTTCGACGATCTGGTTCCGCTGACCCGCGACCTGGTGGTGGCCAAGCCGGCCCCGCTGGTGAACTACCAGCCGGCCGGCTCCGAGCAGCCCGCCGAGCAGATCGTGGCGATCTTCTCCGGCACCAAGCGCTCCGGCCAGTGGGAGGTGCGTCCGAACACCTCGGTGCTGACCATGTTCGGTGGGGTGGAACTCGATCTGACTCAGGCGATCTTCACCAGCCAGACGATCGTGGTGAACGTGTTCTGCCTGTTCGGCGGCGTCGAGCTGACCGTCCCGGCCGGCAGCAACGTGGACAACCAGGTGATCGCCGTCTTCGGTGGCGCGGACGTGCACAAGGTCGCTCCGCCGATGACCGGCGCCCCCAAGATCATCGTCAAGGGCTTCGTCGGGTTCGGCGGGGTCGAGGTCAAAAACCCGAAAGTGAAGCGGCGCGGCTAG
- a CDS encoding PH domain-containing protein codes for MSELFTVGADWQRLPANAATAKQVGALAINLPVAIAAVVGTGLLANWGWPVWLVAGLGVAWTIWRVVRAGRWARSFAYLEREQDLLITSGLWNKQFSAVPYGRMLSVEVQSGPIARLWGLASVAIVTASIASNATIPAVPTEVAAGLRDRLIAAGEAQALPL; via the coding sequence ATGAGCGAGCTGTTTACCGTCGGCGCTGACTGGCAACGCCTCCCTGCGAACGCGGCCACGGCCAAGCAGGTGGGCGCCCTGGCGATCAACCTGCCGGTGGCCATCGCCGCCGTGGTCGGCACCGGACTGCTGGCCAACTGGGGTTGGCCGGTCTGGCTGGTCGCCGGCCTCGGGGTGGCCTGGACGATCTGGCGGGTGGTCCGGGCCGGCCGTTGGGCGCGCAGCTTCGCCTATCTCGAACGTGAGCAGGATCTGCTGATCACCTCCGGACTGTGGAACAAGCAGTTCAGCGCCGTCCCCTACGGACGGATGCTGTCGGTCGAGGTCCAGTCCGGACCGATCGCCCGGCTGTGGGGCCTGGCCAGTGTGGCCATCGTGACCGCCAGCATCGCCTCCAATGCCACGATTCCCGCGGTCCCCACTGAGGTGGCCGCCGGCCTTCGCGACCGGCTGATCGCCGCCGGCGAGGCCCAGGCTCTGCCGCTATGA
- a CDS encoding PH domain-containing protein translates to MSLPDPELTTSQPVPARPAERPHPLTPLIRGWVVLLAILIGVGKELLPNGSDDFRLPPLEWLFGGIALITVGAALAGFMSWRFTHFITDEHELRIDTGMLFRQSQRIAYDKVQGVDVVQPLAARLFGLAEVSIDIGSGARPKVRFLTLARAHGMRDYLLARAHGVRPAEVITHAEAGSLLTGLTGNDQVLVTVPTKTLVVAALTTHELLTAVVGLAIAAAMAAWVGHPWVGLGIAVPAASAIFGLVSSRVLKQFNYTLSRRSSGLRITRGLTTLSSHSLPPRRVQAVQVSQSLLWRKLGLYRVDLEVIGFSISDEQDSDKVSSIMLPAGGIEQVRICLDAIWPGSDWERLTDRQVPSRARWLHPLSGPFLRWGHDARFVVTRRGWLVRRWQVVPLARAQSLSVVQGPVSRRLGLADLRIQTGGHQLMVVAEGLDAEELAAELPQLCQLQRVRVERDPTVGPAPVSFGEPDQAGPDALRADQAVETISEGE, encoded by the coding sequence ATGAGCTTGCCCGACCCGGAGCTCACGACGTCCCAGCCGGTGCCGGCGCGGCCCGCGGAACGTCCTCATCCGCTCACCCCGCTGATCCGTGGCTGGGTGGTGCTGCTGGCGATCCTGATCGGGGTCGGCAAGGAGCTGCTGCCCAACGGCTCCGACGACTTCCGGCTGCCGCCGCTGGAATGGCTGTTCGGCGGCATCGCGCTGATCACCGTGGGCGCTGCGCTGGCCGGCTTCATGTCGTGGCGGTTCACCCACTTCATCACCGACGAGCACGAACTGCGGATCGACACCGGGATGCTGTTCCGGCAGTCCCAGCGGATCGCCTACGACAAGGTGCAGGGCGTGGACGTCGTGCAGCCGCTGGCGGCCCGCCTGTTCGGCCTGGCCGAGGTGAGCATCGACATCGGCAGCGGGGCTCGGCCCAAAGTCCGGTTCCTCACTCTGGCCCGCGCCCATGGGATGCGGGACTACCTGCTGGCCCGGGCACACGGCGTCCGCCCGGCCGAGGTGATCACCCACGCCGAAGCCGGCTCGCTACTCACCGGGCTGACCGGCAACGACCAGGTTCTGGTCACGGTGCCCACCAAGACGTTGGTGGTCGCGGCGCTGACCACCCACGAACTGCTCACTGCGGTCGTCGGCTTGGCGATCGCGGCCGCGATGGCCGCCTGGGTGGGCCATCCGTGGGTCGGGCTCGGCATCGCCGTGCCCGCGGCCAGCGCCATCTTCGGGCTGGTCAGCTCGCGGGTCCTCAAGCAGTTCAACTACACCTTGTCGCGGCGCAGTTCCGGGCTGCGGATCACTCGCGGCCTGACCACGCTGTCCAGCCACTCACTGCCGCCGCGGCGGGTCCAGGCCGTCCAGGTCAGCCAGTCGCTGCTGTGGCGCAAGCTCGGCCTGTACCGGGTCGATCTCGAGGTGATCGGCTTCAGCATCAGCGACGAACAGGACTCCGACAAGGTCTCCAGCATCATGCTGCCGGCCGGCGGCATCGAGCAGGTCCGGATCTGCCTGGACGCCATCTGGCCGGGCAGCGACTGGGAGCGGCTCACCGACCGGCAGGTGCCGTCCCGGGCCCGCTGGCTGCACCCGTTGTCCGGGCCTTTCCTGCGCTGGGGTCACGACGCACGCTTCGTGGTCACCCGGCGCGGCTGGCTGGTCCGGCGCTGGCAGGTGGTGCCGCTGGCCCGAGCCCAGTCACTCAGCGTTGTCCAGGGGCCGGTGTCCCGCCGGCTCGGCCTGGCCGACCTGCGGATCCAGACCGGCGGCCACCAGCTGATGGTCGTGGCCGAGGGCTTGGACGCCGAGGAGCTCGCCGCCGAACTCCCGCAGCTGTGTCAGTTGCAGCGGGTCCGAGTCGAGCGGGACCCGACCGTGGGACCGGCCCCGGTGAGCTTCGGCGAACCGGATCAGGCCGGGCCGGACGCCTTGCGGGCCGACCAGGCCGTGGAAACCATCTCCGAGGGCGAGTAG
- the galE gene encoding UDP-glucose 4-epimerase GalE, with translation MTTWLVTGGAGYIGAHVVRSLQQQGMTPVVLDDLSSGLAKFVPDGVAFVQADINDTVAVTAALTDHGCVGVIHVAGFKYAGVSVQRPLHTYTQNVTGTASVLAAMEAAGVKHIVFSSSAAVFGTPDTELVTEESATRPESPYGESKLIGEWLIADVARAREGFTGVCLRYFNVVGSATDEVYDASPHNLFPLVIEALLAGRTPRINGVDYPTPDGTCVRDYVHVGDLADTHVAAAQALLAGTPLKPAYNLGSGTGLSVRQIMDTMAEVSGIDFTPEIADRRPGDPARIVADGSAAAADLGWKMSYSPSEMVSTAWSARKASGPA, from the coding sequence GTGACTACCTGGCTAGTGACCGGCGGGGCCGGCTATATCGGTGCGCACGTGGTGCGCTCGCTTCAGCAGCAGGGGATGACTCCGGTCGTCCTGGACGACCTGTCGTCCGGGCTGGCGAAGTTCGTGCCGGACGGGGTGGCTTTCGTCCAGGCTGACATCAATGACACCGTCGCGGTGACTGCGGCGCTCACCGACCACGGTTGCGTCGGTGTGATCCACGTGGCTGGCTTCAAGTACGCCGGGGTCTCGGTGCAGCGTCCGTTGCACACCTACACCCAGAACGTCACCGGCACTGCCAGTGTTCTGGCCGCCATGGAGGCCGCTGGGGTCAAGCACATCGTCTTCTCCTCCTCGGCGGCCGTCTTCGGCACCCCCGACACAGAACTGGTCACCGAGGAGTCGGCCACCCGTCCGGAGTCGCCCTATGGCGAGTCGAAGCTGATCGGGGAGTGGCTGATCGCCGACGTGGCCCGGGCCCGTGAAGGCTTCACCGGGGTCTGCCTGCGCTACTTCAACGTGGTGGGCTCGGCCACGGACGAGGTCTACGACGCCAGCCCGCACAACCTGTTCCCGCTGGTCATCGAGGCCTTGCTGGCCGGACGGACGCCGCGGATCAATGGCGTGGACTACCCGACCCCGGACGGGACCTGTGTGCGCGACTACGTCCATGTCGGCGACCTGGCCGACACCCATGTGGCCGCGGCGCAGGCGCTGCTGGCCGGGACGCCGCTGAAGCCGGCCTACAACCTGGGCAGCGGCACCGGGCTGAGCGTCCGACAGATCATGGACACCATGGCCGAGGTCAGCGGAATCGACTTCACCCCGGAGATCGCCGACCGGCGTCCGGGTGATCCGGCCCGGATCGTGGCCGACGGCAGCGCCGCGGCCGCCGACCTGGGCTGGAAGATGAGCTACTCGCCCTCGGAGATGGTTTCCACGGCCTGGTCGGCCCGCAAGGCGTCCGGCCCGGCCTGA
- the ppgK gene encoding polyphosphate--glucose phosphotransferase, with protein sequence MQNQPVLGIDIGGSGIKGALVDLSAGDFATDRVRIPTPENSTPSALADVVAQIVTEFAGQMGDGPIGVTVPAVVTHGITRSAANIHKSWIDAPAEQIFEDRLGRDVVLVNDADAAGVAEVRYGAAKDNDGLVMVTTLGTGIGSALIYQGVLVPNTELGHLEIDGFDAEKRAAASVRTAENLSYDEYVPRLQRYYETLEALFWPDLIVVGGGVSKHAEKFLPKLKLKTPIVPAVLMNKAGIIGAAALAAEKAAKHHG encoded by the coding sequence ATGCAGAACCAACCCGTCCTCGGGATCGATATCGGCGGCTCCGGAATCAAGGGCGCCCTGGTCGATCTCAGCGCTGGCGATTTCGCCACTGACCGCGTCCGGATCCCTACCCCGGAGAACTCGACTCCGTCGGCTCTGGCCGACGTGGTGGCCCAGATCGTCACCGAGTTTGCCGGTCAAATGGGCGACGGACCGATCGGTGTCACCGTGCCGGCCGTGGTCACTCACGGGATCACCCGCTCGGCGGCCAACATCCACAAGTCGTGGATCGACGCCCCGGCCGAGCAGATCTTCGAGGACCGGCTGGGTCGCGATGTCGTCCTGGTCAATGACGCGGACGCTGCCGGCGTCGCCGAGGTCCGCTACGGCGCGGCCAAGGACAATGACGGCCTGGTGATGGTGACCACCTTGGGTACCGGGATTGGTAGCGCGCTGATCTACCAGGGGGTACTGGTGCCCAACACCGAGCTCGGCCACCTGGAGATCGACGGCTTCGACGCAGAGAAGCGGGCGGCCGCGTCTGTGCGCACCGCCGAGAACCTCAGCTACGACGAATACGTGCCCCGGCTGCAGCGCTACTACGAGACCCTCGAAGCGCTGTTCTGGCCGGACCTGATCGTGGTCGGCGGTGGCGTCTCCAAGCATGCCGAGAAGTTCCTGCCGAAGCTGAAGCTCAAGACCCCGATCGTGCCGGCCGTCCTGATGAACAAGGCCGGGATCATCGGTGCCGCGGCGCTGGCAGCGGAGAAGGCGGCCAAGCACCACGGCTGA